The region ATTCGCTCAAAAGCGATGTACTTTCCTTCCAGCGACATCGGGAATTTGCGGACCTTCTTCCCATCGGGATTGATCCGCATGGTCCCTTCGACTTTCAGCTGGGTCTGGATTTGCCGGGTTTTCGCCTGCAGTTTCTCCGTCAGCTCGTAGCTATCGGCAGCGGAAAGAGGAGCGGCCAGGCAGAGTGTCAAAATGGCAGCCGTAATGGACAGTTTGTGGCAGAACAACGGGTTTCCGTAAATTCGCGTAACGAATATTGCCTGGCAAGCATCGAAAAACATGGCAGCGGCCTAGGAATGAGAGTCTCTCGTTAAAAGCAGAAATCGCTATATACGGAAGAATCGTCAATCCTGGAGGGCATGTTGAAGGAAAGTTGCTTCTGCGGTTTTGATCCACAGAGACTAATTTGACATTCCCGCCGTAAACCTATACGAACTGCGGAAATGACACGACCATTGGCATGCGATTCGCAACACCTCTTCAGGCATTGACTTACGACGATTGCCTGCCAGGCCTCAAGGCCCCCGAAGTGGTGGATTTTGAGAATTTCATGAACAAATGAGCAACCAAACGGGTCATTTCCTCGTATAAGGTCATAGATAAAGGTTGGTTTGCAGGCTAATAGTTCATTAGTTTAGTTGGCAATCCAACCGAAGACTTTTCAAGCATCTGACAGAAAGAGGCGCCCGTCGGCGGATGGGTAGCTGTCCCGTTGCTTGAGTGATAGTCGCCCGGGAAGGGTGACTCTCTCCAAGTTAGACATCGTTTGGGCGAGTCGGAACTCGCAGGGAAAACCAGACGGATGTTGTTGATCACTGAGTGAGGGACAACATGAACAAGGGATACCAGAATGTCGCGCTCCGACAGTTGCGTGACCAGCAGATTAAATATGCTCCCCGGGATCGCAAGCTCGATCAGGCCAATCGTGCAGAGAAACTTATCTCTGAGATCGACCCGAGCAAGCAGTACCCGGTCGACTATATCTACTATCGTTTGACCGATTTCCGTCCTGAGCAGCCGAACGTTGGTTCGCTTCTGCCAGGCAAGTCGGCTTCGGAAGACCTCCGCTTGATGGTGGAAGACCTTTCGGATGCCGCGGATGTCTCGGTCGATTCCGTTCCGGAAGAAGTGCTGACCGTCGAACAGTTGAGCGACCGCTTCAACGTTTCGACCAAAACGATCTCGCGATGGCGTAAACAAGGCCTCGTCAGTCGTAAGTTCCTCTTCGACGGACGAAAGCGTGTCGGATTCCTTCGCAGCAGCGTCGAACGCTTCGTGAAGGACAATCCTGACCGTATCGAACGTGGTCGTCATTTCAGTCAGCTTTCGGACGCTGAAAAGCTGGAGATCATCGACCGAGCTCGCCGTTTGGCCAACGCGGGAGGTACCCCTTCGGAAGTTGCCAAACGCGTGGCCGCGAAGATGGGACGTAGCGTCGAAACGATTCGTTACACGCTGAAGCATCATGATGACGAGCAGCCGAAGGAAGCGGTCTTCCCACGCGGAAGTGGCCCGCTGACCGAGTCGGCCAAGCAGATCATCTATGGCGAATATCGCCATGGTGTTTCGGTCGATCGACTTTCGGAAAAGCATGGCCGAACGCGGGCCTCGATTTATCGGGTGATCAACGAGATCCGCTTCCGCCACATTACCGAACTGCCGCTGGATTGCATCTACAACGACGACTTTGAAAAGCCAGAGTTGGAAGAGGATATCCTCGGCGAAATGCCACCGCACGAAAAGCCAGCTCGTAAAGTTCGTGTTCCTTCGGGACTGCCAACCTACTTGGCTTCGCTGTATGAAATGCCGCTTCTGACGCGTGAGCAGGAATATCACTTGTTCCGTAAGTTCAACTTCCTGAAGCACAAAGCATTGAAGATCCGCGAGCAGCTGGATGAACAGCGTCCGAAGTCGAGCGACATGGAC is a window of Bremerella sp. TYQ1 DNA encoding:
- a CDS encoding sigma-70 family RNA polymerase sigma factor: MNKGYQNVALRQLRDQQIKYAPRDRKLDQANRAEKLISEIDPSKQYPVDYIYYRLTDFRPEQPNVGSLLPGKSASEDLRLMVEDLSDAADVSVDSVPEEVLTVEQLSDRFNVSTKTISRWRKQGLVSRKFLFDGRKRVGFLRSSVERFVKDNPDRIERGRHFSQLSDAEKLEIIDRARRLANAGGTPSEVAKRVAAKMGRSVETIRYTLKHHDDEQPKEAVFPRGSGPLTESAKQIIYGEYRHGVSVDRLSEKHGRTRASIYRVINEIRFRHITELPLDCIYNDDFEKPELEEDILGEMPPHEKPARKVRVPSGLPTYLASLYEMPLLTREQEYHLFRKFNFLKHKALKIREQLDEQRPKSSDMDAIEQLYDKASEVKNLIVQSNLRLVVSIAKRHVGATEDFFELVSDGNMSLIRAAEKFDYSRGNKFSTYCSWAIMKNFARTIPVEFRHRDRYRTSLDEYFTTRVDERTDQYEQEMAQQTREKQIDKILHRLDEREQKIIIRRFGLDHSREPQTLKEVGEELGVTKERIRQIEARALNKLKTAAKDYNFDLPETN